The proteins below are encoded in one region of Pseudonocardia sp. DSM 110487:
- a CDS encoding aspartate aminotransferase family protein, with amino-acid sequence MVMLEHVDLPARPRVTGPLPGPRSAELLARQDRRESNARVYPRHIPIAIDEAWGSFVRDLDGNVFIDFLTGAGVLSLGHNHPELVRVVTAQLGRFAHGLDLPTPAKDAFTEAQLSMLPPTMRGRTRVHFCGPTGVNAVDAAIKLCKTATGRSDVVSFQGGFHGTTHLGMAVTGVVANKQPIANGVPGVHFFPYSNCADCPMGLTRDICATNCIGFLERSFRDPNAGIPLPAAVLLELVQGEGGVVPADQDFVHRLRTLTRKLDIPLVVDEVQTGCGRTGSWFAFEQYGIEPDVIIASKALSGIGQPIAIIMYDERLDTWAPGAHTGTFRGNQLAFAAGAEAVRIIRRDDVLGNVRRRAAQFHARLDALRDHPWVRDVRGVGLMWGIELATPATGGPPGLSARVQSEALTEGLIVELGGRHDCVVRMLPPLNVTAEVVDIACSILIAAIERCSAEPGFQWVGRSAATAGT; translated from the coding sequence ATGGTCATGCTGGAGCACGTCGATCTACCCGCTCGCCCGCGCGTCACCGGCCCACTTCCCGGTCCGCGCTCTGCCGAGCTACTGGCCAGGCAGGATCGGCGCGAGTCCAACGCTCGGGTCTACCCGCGGCACATTCCGATCGCGATCGACGAGGCATGGGGCAGCTTCGTCCGCGATCTCGATGGGAACGTCTTCATCGACTTCCTGACCGGAGCGGGCGTGCTCTCGCTCGGTCACAACCATCCCGAGCTGGTGCGCGTCGTGACCGCGCAGCTCGGTCGGTTCGCGCACGGGCTCGACCTGCCGACGCCGGCGAAGGACGCGTTCACCGAGGCGCAGCTGTCGATGCTGCCGCCGACGATGCGCGGTCGGACTCGGGTGCACTTCTGCGGGCCGACCGGGGTCAACGCAGTCGACGCTGCGATCAAGCTGTGCAAGACCGCCACCGGACGGTCCGATGTCGTGTCCTTCCAGGGTGGGTTCCACGGCACCACCCACCTCGGGATGGCCGTCACCGGCGTCGTCGCGAACAAGCAGCCGATCGCCAACGGGGTTCCGGGCGTGCACTTCTTCCCATACTCCAACTGCGCGGACTGCCCGATGGGGCTCACCCGCGACATCTGCGCCACGAACTGCATCGGCTTTCTCGAGCGGTCGTTCCGCGACCCGAATGCCGGGATCCCACTCCCGGCGGCCGTGCTCCTCGAGCTGGTGCAGGGCGAGGGCGGGGTCGTCCCGGCCGACCAGGATTTCGTCCACCGGCTGAGGACGTTGACCCGCAAGCTCGACATCCCGCTCGTGGTCGACGAGGTGCAGACCGGGTGTGGCCGCACCGGCTCCTGGTTCGCCTTCGAGCAGTACGGCATCGAGCCAGACGTGATCATCGCGTCCAAGGCGCTGAGCGGGATCGGCCAACCGATAGCGATCATCATGTACGACGAGCGGCTGGACACGTGGGCGCCGGGCGCCCACACCGGCACGTTCCGGGGCAACCAACTGGCGTTCGCCGCCGGGGCGGAGGCCGTGCGCATCATCCGCCGCGACGACGTGCTGGGCAACGTCCGGCGGCGCGCCGCGCAGTTCCACGCTCGTCTCGACGCCCTGCGCGACCACCCCTGGGTACGTGACGTGCGGGGCGTCGGCCTGATGTGGGGCATCGAGCTCGCGACTCCGGCGACGGGGGGCCCGCCCGGCCTCTCCGCCCGCGTGCAGTCGGAGGCGCTCACCGAGGGCCTCATCGTCGAGCTCGGCGGACGCCACGACTGCGTGGTGCGCATGTTGCCGCCGCTCAACGTGACGGCCGAGGTCGTCGACATCGCGTGCTCGATCCTGATCGCCGCCATCGAGCGGTGCAGCGCAGAACCGGGGTTCCAGTGGGTCGGGCGGAGCGCAGCCACCGCCGGAACGTGA